The following proteins come from a genomic window of Natronosalvus vescus:
- a CDS encoding D-2-hydroxyacid dehydrogenase: MTPDPSILVLRRGTHGTPIEQYAQALRSRLPSVDVHVAETPADERELIQKAPIVTGMSIDESLLEHADDLRWFACAYAGTGHLPLEALAERNVSVTNASGVHGPNISEHVLGAILSFTRRFHVGARRQRRREWRHYQAHELQGSTVTVVGLGAIGQAVCERLEPFGVETLGVRYSPEKDGPVDEVFGFDADSLHEALSRTDYLVLACPLTEETRGLIDEAAFNTLAPQTVLINVARGPVVDTDALVGALRRNGIRGASLDVTDPEPLPEDHPLWTFENVQITPHNSGHTPKYYERLADIVAGNVERVLETDRYDDLENQVLP; encoded by the coding sequence ATGACTCCGGATCCGTCGATCCTCGTGCTTCGGCGCGGAACCCACGGAACACCGATCGAACAGTACGCACAGGCGCTTCGCTCCCGATTGCCGTCGGTGGACGTCCACGTCGCTGAGACGCCAGCCGACGAACGCGAATTGATCCAGAAGGCACCCATCGTCACCGGGATGTCGATCGACGAATCGCTCCTCGAGCACGCCGACGACCTCCGATGGTTCGCCTGCGCGTACGCCGGAACCGGCCACCTCCCGCTCGAGGCGCTGGCCGAGCGCAACGTGTCGGTGACCAACGCCTCGGGCGTCCACGGTCCGAACATCAGCGAACACGTCCTGGGGGCGATCCTCTCGTTCACGCGGCGATTCCACGTCGGTGCGCGACGGCAGCGCCGCCGCGAGTGGCGTCACTACCAGGCGCACGAATTACAGGGCTCGACGGTTACGGTCGTCGGGCTTGGCGCCATCGGGCAGGCTGTGTGTGAGCGACTCGAGCCCTTCGGCGTCGAGACGCTGGGCGTTCGATACTCTCCCGAAAAGGACGGCCCTGTCGACGAGGTGTTCGGCTTCGATGCGGACAGCCTCCACGAGGCGCTCTCCCGAACCGACTACCTCGTCCTTGCCTGTCCGCTCACCGAGGAAACTCGAGGCCTCATCGACGAAGCCGCGTTCAACACGCTGGCGCCCCAGACGGTACTGATCAACGTCGCTCGGGGTCCGGTCGTCGACACCGACGCCCTCGTCGGCGCGCTACGCCGGAACGGGATCCGGGGTGCCTCCCTCGACGTCACCGACCCGGAACCGCTCCCCGAGGATCACCCGCTGTGGACGTTCGAGAACGTCCAGATCACCCCGCACAACTCGGGGCACACGCCGAAGTACTACGAGCGACTGGCCGATATCGTGGCCGGGAACGTCGAGCGGGTTCTCGAGACCGACAGGTACGACGACCTCGAGAATCAGGTGCTCCCCTGA
- a CDS encoding enoyl-CoA hydratase/isomerase family protein: MSGTEETIRVERDDAIARVVMDRAERHNAMDETMATTLAETLEAEAADDDVRCIVLTGTGAVFNTGADLSTFEGDPSDSERLEGIATPLHDAVSTLVSAPKPVITGINGVVAGGGLGLSLAGDVVLAAEDARFEYAYPKIGLSGDGGATWLLPRLVGRRTAQRIAFLDEPIDAEAAVEMGLATESVSADSFDERLERLAADLASGPTKAYAEIKELFATSSTRRLDEHLEEEQSRIVSLADTDDYAAGLRGFLEKEPPTFHGE; this comes from the coding sequence ATGTCTGGTACGGAGGAGACGATCCGGGTCGAACGGGACGACGCCATCGCACGAGTCGTCATGGATCGAGCCGAACGACACAACGCTATGGACGAAACGATGGCGACCACCCTCGCCGAAACGCTCGAGGCGGAAGCGGCCGACGACGACGTTCGCTGTATCGTCCTGACGGGCACTGGTGCCGTGTTCAACACTGGCGCCGACCTCTCGACGTTCGAGGGTGACCCGAGCGATAGCGAACGGCTCGAGGGCATCGCAACCCCGCTTCACGACGCCGTCTCGACGCTCGTGTCCGCACCGAAACCGGTTATTACGGGCATCAACGGCGTCGTTGCCGGCGGCGGACTAGGACTGTCGCTCGCCGGTGACGTCGTCCTGGCCGCCGAAGACGCCCGGTTCGAGTACGCCTATCCGAAGATCGGTCTCTCCGGCGACGGTGGCGCGACGTGGCTGCTCCCACGCCTCGTCGGGCGTCGAACGGCCCAACGAATCGCGTTTCTCGACGAGCCGATCGACGCCGAGGCAGCCGTCGAAATGGGACTCGCTACCGAATCCGTGTCGGCCGACTCGTTCGACGAGCGCCTCGAGCGCCTCGCGGCCGACTTAGCCAGCGGGCCGACGAAGGCGTATGCCGAGATCAAGGAACTGTTCGCCACGTCCTCGACGAGAAGATTGGACGAACACCTCGAGGAGGAACAGTCGCGAATCGTCTCGTTGGCGGACACCGACGACTACGCCGCCGGCTTGCGCGGATTCCTCGAGAAGGAGCCGCCGACGTTCCACGGCGAGTGA
- a CDS encoding MATE family efflux transporter — protein MRHALFTLLFALRRHSLTILRNPVRAALWYVGMALARAGYVDRHRVDRTTDLAWPRIVTGIARMSKSVADLAMVGAVLGSSAVAGIGLATPFAFLAGTLGGGIAGGTIALVSQRFGAERYDELDLVVKQSVWVTVAVTLPLTIVFFLYPAELIGLVTNNAAMAGHATTYLQVMSVGTIFIGINLIGSRTLVGADDAYAAMVVRGSGAIANIVLNAIFIFGLGLGVTGAALGSVLANVFVTGLFVYGFLGGVVPFVGRFPVTVSLNGPYVDRGLIEDLVHISTPIVLTNLTWSTAQFPILAIITVFGPEVVAAYIIAQRVRGLMDTPSWGLSLASSSLVGQELGKGDEFEANAYGRDILRTTIAIYLVIAVVVGIFAEPIAAVFVEPGDSLSLTTVMIQVAAASVIFNGLNGAASGPLTASGDTRWPFYGRVLGLYGFTLPIAYLGTTALEIPGLVTIPALGIAALYAALVVETLVPAAVTCYRFSTGRWKVVSRAYRPETVAAD, from the coding sequence ATGCGTCACGCCCTCTTTACCCTGTTATTCGCCCTCCGTCGCCACAGCCTTACGATTCTCCGGAACCCCGTCCGTGCAGCCCTCTGGTACGTCGGCATGGCCCTCGCGAGGGCCGGCTACGTCGACCGCCACCGGGTCGATCGGACGACGGATCTCGCCTGGCCACGAATCGTCACCGGCATCGCCCGAATGTCGAAATCTGTGGCCGACCTGGCGATGGTCGGCGCCGTCCTTGGATCGAGCGCCGTCGCCGGGATCGGGCTGGCGACGCCGTTCGCGTTCCTCGCGGGTACCCTCGGTGGCGGTATCGCAGGTGGAACGATCGCACTGGTCTCCCAGCGCTTCGGTGCCGAGCGCTACGACGAACTGGATCTCGTCGTCAAACAGAGCGTCTGGGTGACGGTCGCGGTAACGCTCCCGCTGACGATCGTCTTCTTCCTGTACCCGGCGGAACTCATCGGGTTGGTCACCAACAATGCGGCGATGGCCGGCCACGCCACGACCTACCTGCAGGTGATGAGCGTCGGGACGATCTTCATCGGGATAAATCTCATCGGCAGCAGAACGCTCGTCGGGGCCGACGACGCCTACGCGGCGATGGTCGTCCGCGGAAGCGGTGCGATTGCGAACATCGTGCTGAATGCGATCTTCATCTTTGGCCTCGGCCTTGGCGTCACCGGTGCGGCGCTCGGCTCGGTGCTGGCGAACGTCTTCGTCACCGGCCTGTTCGTCTACGGCTTCCTGGGCGGTGTCGTCCCCTTCGTCGGCCGGTTCCCGGTCACTGTGTCCCTCAACGGGCCGTACGTCGATCGGGGACTAATCGAGGATCTCGTCCACATTTCGACGCCGATCGTGTTGACCAACCTGACCTGGTCGACGGCACAGTTCCCAATCCTCGCCATCATCACCGTCTTCGGCCCCGAAGTCGTCGCCGCGTACATCATCGCTCAGCGGGTTCGTGGCCTGATGGACACACCGAGCTGGGGTCTCAGTCTGGCTTCCTCGAGCCTCGTCGGCCAAGAACTCGGAAAGGGCGACGAGTTCGAGGCGAACGCCTACGGACGGGACATTCTCCGAACCACGATCGCGATCTACCTCGTGATCGCCGTCGTGGTCGGCATCTTCGCGGAACCGATCGCAGCGGTGTTCGTCGAACCGGGCGACTCGCTCTCGCTGACCACCGTGATGATCCAGGTTGCGGCGGCGAGCGTGATCTTCAACGGTCTCAACGGCGCTGCCTCCGGGCCGCTGACCGCCAGCGGCGATACGCGATGGCCGTTCTACGGACGGGTACTCGGACTCTACGGATTCACGCTCCCGATCGCTTACCTCGGGACGACGGCCCTCGAGATCCCCGGTCTCGTCACGATTCCGGCACTCGGGATCGCAGCCCTCTATGCGGCGTTAGTGGTCGAAACGCTCGTCCCTGCCGCGGTCACCTGCTATCGATTCTCTACTGGGCGGTGGAAGGTCGTCAGTCGGGCGTACCGGCCCGAGACGGTCGCCGCCGACTAA
- a CDS encoding uracil-DNA glycosylase → MDANQRSRANPFGMDEACTNCPELCEPRTQVVHGYGDVAADFLFVGERPSAEADEMGIPFATEDGRDGLYRMLERLGLSKTDSDPASPEVVNVYLTTLTRCRDPERPPTDEEIDTCEPYLNAEIRMVNPEILIPVGERALEAIATEYTTRPASDFEIEAAHATTIRGRGFELVPMLEPEEQTDEQTQAWLEHFVDLMASDYRQTKGRQGR, encoded by the coding sequence GTGGACGCGAATCAACGCTCGAGGGCGAACCCGTTCGGCATGGACGAAGCGTGTACGAACTGTCCGGAACTCTGTGAACCCCGGACGCAGGTCGTTCACGGCTACGGCGACGTCGCCGCCGATTTCCTGTTCGTCGGTGAGCGTCCTTCGGCCGAGGCGGACGAGATGGGTATCCCGTTCGCCACCGAGGATGGGCGAGACGGACTGTACCGGATGCTCGAGCGTCTAGGCCTATCGAAAACTGACAGTGACCCCGCGTCACCCGAGGTCGTCAACGTCTATCTGACGACCCTCACCCGCTGTCGCGATCCCGAACGACCGCCAACGGACGAGGAGATCGATACCTGCGAACCCTACCTCAACGCAGAGATTCGGATGGTCAACCCCGAGATTCTCATCCCCGTCGGCGAGCGTGCACTCGAGGCGATCGCGACCGAGTACACGACCCGGCCAGCGTCCGACTTCGAAATAGAGGCCGCCCACGCGACGACCATTCGCGGCCGTGGCTTCGAACTCGTCCCGATGCTCGAGCCAGAGGAGCAAACCGACGAACAGACGCAGGCGTGGCTCGAACACTTCGTCGATCTGATGGCGTCCGATTATCGCCAGACGAAAGGACGACAGGGTCGGTAA
- a CDS encoding Mrp/NBP35 family ATP-binding protein, with product MDEAAVRDRLRTVEDPELGEDIVSLGLVNEITIDADGDVAIDLALGAPYSPTETGIAGAVRDAFAEDGIDPDLSASIPGRDDSSEDAVLPNVKNVIAVASGKGGVGKSTVAVNLAAGLSQRGARVGLFDADIYGPNVPRMVDADEPPMATEDETLIPPEKYGVKLMSMAFLLGEDDPVIWRGPMVHKVITQLTEDVEWGHLDYLVVDLPPGTGDTQLTMLQTMPVTGSVIVTTPQDVALDDARKGLQMFARHDTVVLGIAENMATFVCPDCGGEHDIFGAGGGSAFADSHDLPFLGSIPLDPRVREGGDEGRPTVLDDENETGEAFRELTAAVANNTGIVHRRAVSESVQDRTPPSDSSAH from the coding sequence ATGGACGAAGCCGCCGTTCGCGACCGCCTGCGAACCGTCGAGGATCCGGAACTGGGGGAAGACATCGTCTCGCTCGGGCTCGTGAACGAGATCACGATCGACGCCGATGGGGACGTCGCCATCGATCTCGCGCTCGGGGCGCCGTACTCGCCGACCGAGACGGGGATTGCCGGAGCCGTACGGGATGCCTTCGCCGAAGATGGGATCGACCCCGACCTCTCGGCGAGCATTCCCGGTCGGGACGACTCGAGCGAGGACGCAGTGCTCCCGAACGTCAAGAACGTCATCGCCGTCGCCTCCGGGAAGGGCGGCGTCGGGAAGTCGACCGTCGCGGTCAACCTCGCCGCGGGGCTCTCTCAGCGTGGCGCACGCGTCGGACTGTTCGACGCCGACATCTACGGCCCGAACGTCCCCCGGATGGTCGACGCCGACGAACCACCGATGGCGACCGAAGACGAGACGTTGATTCCGCCGGAGAAGTACGGCGTGAAGCTCATGAGCATGGCGTTCCTCCTCGGGGAGGACGACCCGGTGATCTGGCGCGGCCCGATGGTTCACAAGGTGATCACCCAACTGACCGAGGACGTCGAGTGGGGGCACCTGGATTACCTCGTGGTCGACCTCCCGCCGGGAACCGGCGACACCCAGTTGACCATGCTCCAGACCATGCCAGTGACGGGGTCGGTCATCGTCACGACCCCACAGGACGTCGCGCTCGACGACGCGCGGAAGGGGCTCCAGATGTTCGCCCGCCACGACACCGTCGTCCTGGGTATCGCCGAGAACATGGCCACGTTCGTCTGTCCGGACTGTGGTGGCGAACACGACATCTTCGGGGCCGGCGGTGGATCTGCGTTTGCGGACTCCCACGACCTGCCGTTCCTGGGGTCGATTCCACTCGATCCGCGAGTGAGAGAAGGCGGCGACGAGGGGCGACCGACGGTGCTCGACGACGAGAACGAGACCGGCGAGGCGTTCCGCGAGCTGACCGCGGCCGTCGCGAACAACACCGGCATCGTCCACCGTCGAGCGGTCTCCGAATCGGTGCAGGATCGAACGCCACCGTCCGACTCGAGTGCCCACTGA
- a CDS encoding translation initiation factor eIF-2B — MIDETAEEIKEMQTHSSSVVAIKATRALSDLLEREFATAEEYVRALDRNATVLRRANPSHASLQNAVREVVHQVEDADPASVDEAKTLTETAIEDVVARVESGKQRAAENAVEYLSDGETILTHDYSSTVIESLELASERGMHFDVYVTEARPRYIGRKTARRLAPLEGIDVTLITDSAHGHYLRDCTRVLLGMDCIVDDQLYNRVGTFPIASTASRLEVPVTVLGSAAKIVTEGFVFENEYRSSAEVMAEPADGFAIENPAYDATPVELLESVITDEGRTTF, encoded by the coding sequence ATGATTGACGAGACGGCCGAGGAGATCAAGGAGATGCAGACACACAGTTCCTCTGTCGTGGCTATCAAGGCGACACGGGCACTCTCCGACCTGCTCGAGCGGGAGTTCGCGACTGCCGAGGAATACGTCCGTGCGCTCGACCGGAACGCGACGGTACTCAGACGGGCCAACCCCTCTCACGCCTCGCTCCAGAACGCCGTCCGGGAGGTCGTCCACCAGGTCGAAGACGCCGACCCGGCGAGCGTCGATGAAGCGAAAACGCTCACGGAGACGGCGATCGAGGACGTCGTCGCCCGGGTCGAATCAGGTAAACAGCGAGCGGCCGAGAACGCCGTGGAGTACCTCTCCGACGGGGAGACGATTCTGACACACGACTACTCCTCGACCGTCATCGAGTCACTCGAACTCGCGAGCGAACGGGGAATGCACTTCGACGTGTACGTCACGGAGGCCCGGCCGCGATACATCGGCCGAAAGACGGCCCGTCGGCTCGCCCCGCTCGAGGGAATCGACGTGACGTTGATCACCGACAGTGCTCACGGTCACTACCTTCGGGACTGTACACGGGTGCTCCTCGGCATGGACTGCATCGTCGACGACCAGTTGTACAACCGCGTCGGAACGTTCCCCATCGCGTCGACGGCGTCACGGCTCGAGGTGCCCGTTACCGTCCTCGGCTCCGCGGCAAAGATCGTGACCGAAGGGTTCGTTTTCGAAAACGAGTACCGGTCGTCCGCTGAAGTCATGGCCGAACCCGCGGACGGCTTCGCGATCGAGAACCCCGCTTACGACGCGACACCGGTCGAGTTGCTCGAGAGCGTGATCACGGACGAAGGCCGAACGACGTTCTGA
- the pyrB gene encoding aspartate carbamoyltransferase codes for MRHDHLITSKHLTRADIEAVLDRAAEIDADPDAVAEKYAGSLLGLLFFEPSTRTKMSFETAMKRLGGDIVDMGSVESSSVKKGETLADTVRVIAGYADALVVRHPRQGAATMASEFVDVPLINAGDGAGHHPSQTLLDLYTIRENAGLDDLSVGIMGDLKYGRTVHSLAYALAKFDVHQHFISPESLQLPREVVYDLHQEGASVREHDALEDVLASLDVLYVTRIQRERFPDENEYQKIAGEYQIDLETLEGAQDDLTVMHPLPRVDEIDPAIDDTDHAAYFEQAHNGVPVRMALLDMFLGGERQ; via the coding sequence ATGCGCCACGATCACCTCATCACGAGCAAACACCTCACGCGAGCGGACATCGAGGCCGTTCTCGACCGGGCCGCCGAAATCGACGCCGACCCGGACGCCGTCGCGGAGAAGTACGCCGGAAGCCTTCTCGGACTCCTCTTTTTCGAACCGAGCACACGGACGAAGATGAGTTTCGAGACGGCGATGAAACGCCTCGGCGGCGATATCGTCGACATGGGTTCGGTCGAATCCTCGAGCGTCAAAAAGGGGGAGACGCTCGCCGACACGGTTCGCGTCATCGCGGGCTATGCCGACGCCCTCGTCGTCCGACATCCGAGACAGGGAGCGGCGACGATGGCCAGCGAGTTCGTCGACGTGCCGCTGATCAACGCCGGGGACGGCGCCGGTCACCACCCCTCTCAGACGCTGCTGGATCTGTACACAATCCGGGAAAACGCCGGCCTCGACGACCTCTCGGTCGGCATCATGGGCGACCTGAAGTACGGCCGAACGGTACACTCGCTCGCTTACGCGCTGGCGAAGTTCGACGTCCATCAGCACTTCATTAGCCCCGAGAGCCTGCAACTGCCCCGGGAGGTCGTCTACGACCTCCACCAGGAGGGTGCCTCCGTTCGCGAACACGACGCGCTCGAGGACGTCCTCGCCTCGCTGGACGTGCTGTACGTCACACGGATTCAGCGCGAACGGTTCCCCGACGAAAACGAGTACCAGAAAATTGCGGGCGAGTACCAGATCGATCTCGAGACGCTCGAGGGAGCCCAGGACGACCTCACGGTGATGCACCCGTTGCCACGCGTCGACGAGATCGATCCGGCGATCGACGACACCGATCACGCGGCCTACTTCGAACAGGCGCACAACGGCGTTCCGGTTCGCATGGCACTGCTCGATATGTTTCTTGGAGGTGAGCGTCAATGA
- the pyrI gene encoding aspartate carbamoyltransferase regulatory subunit, with protein sequence MSGDDHELRVSKIRDGTVIDHVRGGQALNVLAILGIDGSEDEEVSVGMNVPSDRLARKDIVKVSGRELSQEEVDVLSLIAPDATINIVRDYEVASKHRVERPAEVEGVLTCPNATCITTGDEPVTSRFDVLDDGVRCAYCETIVRESIAELIDSR encoded by the coding sequence ATGAGCGGCGACGACCACGAACTACGGGTGAGCAAGATCAGAGACGGCACCGTCATCGATCACGTTCGCGGCGGACAGGCACTGAACGTGCTGGCAATCCTCGGCATCGACGGCAGCGAGGACGAGGAGGTTTCCGTCGGCATGAACGTTCCCTCCGATCGCCTGGCCCGGAAGGACATCGTGAAAGTCAGCGGCCGCGAACTCAGCCAGGAGGAAGTCGACGTCCTCTCGCTGATCGCGCCGGATGCGACGATCAACATCGTCCGGGACTACGAGGTGGCGAGCAAACACCGCGTCGAGCGACCGGCCGAGGTTGAAGGCGTCCTGACGTGTCCGAACGCGACCTGCATCACGACCGGGGACGAACCCGTTACCTCCCGATTCGACGTTCTCGACGACGGCGTGCGGTGTGCCTACTGTGAGACGATCGTCCGGGAGTCGATCGCGGAACTGATCGACTCGAGGTGA
- a CDS encoding universal stress protein — protein sequence MTGMYDRILLPTDGSETTTRALDHAADLALRYDAALHILYVIDKAVFAGDIETGPIVDQFEAVGDSVLEDVATEAARAGVDPIVTHLGRGSPHSEILEYATDQDIDLIVMGTRGRTGLDRYLIGSVTEKVVRLSDVPVLTVQRENDGDDDTPEGTE from the coding sequence ATGACTGGTATGTACGACCGCATCCTCCTCCCCACCGACGGCAGCGAGACGACGACTCGCGCACTCGATCACGCGGCCGACCTCGCGCTGCGGTACGACGCTGCGCTGCACATCCTGTACGTCATCGACAAAGCCGTCTTCGCTGGCGACATCGAAACGGGGCCGATCGTCGATCAGTTCGAGGCAGTCGGCGACTCGGTGCTCGAGGACGTCGCCACCGAGGCAGCTCGCGCCGGCGTCGACCCTATCGTCACTCACCTGGGCCGAGGGAGCCCCCACAGCGAGATCCTCGAGTACGCAACCGACCAGGACATCGACCTCATCGTCATGGGAACGCGCGGGCGAACCGGCCTCGATCGTTACCTGATCGGCAGCGTCACCGAAAAGGTCGTTCGGCTCTCCGACGTGCCGGTGTTGACGGTACAGCGGGAGAACGATGGGGATGACGACACACCCGAGGGCACGGAGTAA
- a CDS encoding RNA-binding protein, which yields MPQIPLHYVDLRTFCYATEDDKRVEQSLRRFLPDEFDIERVESEGHYGDRILILSARVENADDVRHVLAELTSLESFDRLIDELDQRVTENCELFLRFDKQAAFGGDVRLGEGITFRAKVEAYPAKKAYAVENAEEVLEEVAAAADGDEPSGA from the coding sequence ATGCCACAGATACCGCTCCACTACGTCGACTTACGGACGTTTTGTTACGCCACGGAAGACGACAAACGGGTCGAACAGTCTCTCCGCCGCTTTCTGCCCGACGAGTTCGACATCGAACGCGTCGAAAGTGAAGGACACTACGGCGACCGCATTCTCATCCTGTCGGCACGGGTCGAGAACGCCGACGACGTCCGTCACGTGCTCGCCGAACTCACCAGCCTCGAGTCGTTCGATCGGTTGATCGACGAACTCGACCAGCGGGTGACCGAGAACTGCGAACTGTTCCTCAGGTTCGACAAACAGGCGGCCTTCGGCGGCGACGTCCGCCTCGGTGAGGGGATCACGTTCCGGGCGAAGGTCGAAGCCTACCCGGCCAAAAAGGCGTACGCAGTCGAGAACGCCGAGGAGGTACTCGAGGAGGTTGCTGCTGCGGCTGACGGGGACGAGCCGTCGGGCGCATAG
- a CDS encoding DUF1918 domain-containing protein yields MSFDEDDRVVLHDKHSEFDGETGTITQTMESMFGDVTYTISFEDGQESGVPEDALEAAPEDDAAEDDEDEDED; encoded by the coding sequence ATGAGCTTCGACGAAGACGACCGCGTCGTGTTGCACGACAAACACAGCGAGTTCGACGGCGAGACCGGTACCATCACCCAGACGATGGAGTCGATGTTCGGTGACGTGACCTACACGATTAGCTTCGAGGACGGGCAGGAGTCCGGCGTCCCGGAGGACGCCCTCGAGGCGGCACCTGAGGACGACGCGGCTGAGGACGACGAAGACGAAGACGAAGACTGA
- a CDS encoding succinylglutamate desuccinylase/aspartoacylase family protein, with translation MNRRTVLGAAGSLAVGTITVATAVVRSRSDDAFVSAARNGPPADDVVTEQLLPDTVHETPIYTIEAPADGATVMVFGGVHGDEYNGIEVSHEVTEWRPNAGTLVVVPETDRVAVENERREGVDGDLNRHFPIDEEPTTELARGIWDAVERYDPDVVLDLHRSLGIFDLHQRYVGQALFHSADAPAKEIVASLNDVVPWYMPAHRFVAEPSTHPSPLLFKKAAHELGSTAYLFETTSFMLDQEAKNTFTRAATARVLARHGMLEVSMEVER, from the coding sequence ATGAACCGACGGACGGTACTCGGTGCCGCCGGATCGCTCGCTGTCGGGACGATCACCGTCGCAACGGCCGTGGTCAGGTCACGCAGCGACGACGCGTTCGTCTCGGCTGCCCGCAACGGGCCTCCAGCAGACGATGTCGTTACGGAACAGCTCCTTCCGGACACGGTTCACGAGACCCCAATATATACGATCGAAGCACCGGCTGACGGAGCGACAGTGATGGTCTTCGGTGGCGTTCACGGCGACGAGTACAACGGTATTGAGGTCTCCCACGAGGTTACCGAGTGGCGACCAAACGCGGGGACGCTGGTCGTCGTCCCCGAAACGGATCGCGTGGCCGTCGAAAACGAGCGACGCGAGGGGGTCGATGGTGATCTAAACCGACACTTCCCGATCGACGAGGAACCGACGACCGAGCTCGCCCGCGGGATCTGGGATGCCGTCGAACGCTACGACCCAGATGTCGTACTCGACCTCCACCGGTCGCTCGGGATATTCGATCTCCACCAGCGCTACGTCGGCCAGGCTCTGTTCCATTCGGCTGACGCTCCCGCTAAGGAAATCGTCGCCTCGCTCAACGACGTCGTTCCCTGGTACATGCCTGCTCACCGGTTCGTCGCCGAACCGAGCACCCACCCGAGTCCACTCCTGTTCAAGAAGGCTGCTCACGAGTTAGGATCGACGGCGTATCTCTTCGAGACGACCAGCTTTATGCTCGACCAGGAGGCGAAAAACACATTTACGCGAGCGGCGACGGCTCGCGTCCTCGCCCGCCACGGCATGCTCGAGGTGTCGATGGAGGTGGAGCGATGA
- a CDS encoding type 1 glutamine amidotransferase domain-containing protein, with the protein MTDALFVVSEYGYWGEECIDPLETLEDAGVEVTIATPSGGPPEIDHRSIDPEQVGEETAERVKKRHQTDERLNDPVAIADVHAEDFDVIVFPGGHGTEWDVNQDHHARDALRAILEGDGKALVVCHAVGILAFARDSQGAFLGHDRIVTGFPNEWEADIVDDHDLLPDGRKLPYWVEDEVVTAGANWDADLEADTDVVVDGDLITGRGPASSRAAAETLLEELDL; encoded by the coding sequence ATGACGGACGCACTATTCGTCGTCAGCGAGTACGGTTACTGGGGAGAGGAGTGTATCGACCCGCTCGAGACCCTCGAGGACGCGGGCGTCGAGGTGACGATTGCGACGCCTTCCGGTGGCCCGCCGGAGATCGACCACCGATCGATCGACCCCGAACAGGTCGGCGAAGAGACGGCAGAACGCGTGAAAAAACGCCACCAGACCGACGAACGATTGAACGATCCGGTCGCAATCGCGGACGTCCACGCCGAGGATTTCGACGTCATCGTGTTCCCGGGCGGACACGGCACCGAGTGGGACGTCAATCAAGATCATCACGCTCGCGACGCGCTCAGAGCGATACTGGAGGGTGACGGAAAAGCACTCGTCGTCTGTCACGCCGTCGGCATTCTGGCGTTTGCCCGCGATAGTCAGGGCGCGTTCCTCGGCCACGACCGAATAGTCACCGGCTTCCCGAACGAGTGGGAAGCGGACATCGTCGACGATCACGACCTGCTTCCGGATGGCCGAAAGCTCCCGTACTGGGTCGAAGACGAGGTGGTGACTGCGGGCGCAAACTGGGACGCAGACCTCGAGGCCGACACGGACGTCGTCGTCGACGGCGACCTCATCACGGGGCGAGGGCCGGCGTCTTCCCGTGCCGCCGCCGAGACGTTGCTCGAGGAACTGGATCTGTAG
- a CDS encoding Hsp20/alpha crystallin family protein produces MAPRSNPFDALEDALRRLRQELETAYRAWNEDVDTRGGFGWSMQDREPMIDIADHGDSFVVTVDVPGYDSDDLDIRLGDRTLHISGSRERSRSPGQDGHLIKQERQASAFDRHVSLPAAIDPDDIDATLNNGVLTITLEKATPTDDRTHIDID; encoded by the coding sequence ATGGCACCACGATCCAACCCATTCGACGCCCTCGAGGACGCACTCCGACGCCTTCGTCAGGAACTCGAGACCGCGTATCGAGCCTGGAACGAGGACGTCGATACTCGTGGCGGGTTTGGCTGGTCGATGCAGGATCGCGAGCCGATGATCGACATCGCCGACCACGGCGATTCGTTCGTCGTCACCGTGGACGTGCCCGGGTACGACAGCGACGACCTCGACATCCGCCTCGGTGATCGAACGCTCCACATCAGCGGCTCTCGAGAGCGATCCCGGTCGCCAGGGCAGGACGGTCACCTCATCAAGCAAGAGCGCCAGGCGAGCGCGTTCGATCGGCACGTCTCGCTTCCCGCTGCCATCGATCCCGACGACATCGATGCCACGTTGAACAACGGCGTGTTGACGATCACGCTCGAGAAGGCGACGCCAACGGACGATCGAACCCACATCGATATCGACTGA